TCGTCGAGTTCCTCGACCGCATGGTTCCCAACGAGGACAAGGAAGTCTCGGCCGAGTTGACCAAGGCTTACAAGAAGCTCGGCATCAAGGTCCTCACGTCCACCAAGGTCGACTCCATCGACGACTCCGGTGACAAGGTCAAGGTCACCGTGTCCCCCTCGAAGGGTGGGGACTCCAAGGTCATCGAGGCCGACCGCGTCCTGCAGGCCGTCGGATTCGCCCCGCGTGTTGAGGGTTACGGTCTGGAGAAGACTGGGGTCAAACTCACTGAGCGCGGGGCCATCGAGATTGACGACTTCATGCGCACCAATGTCGACGGCATTTACGCCATCGGTGACTGCACCGCCAAGCTCATGCTGGCTCACACCGCTGAGGCCCAGGGCGTCGTCGCCGCTGAGACCATCGCTGGAGCCGAGACCATGCCGATCAACTACGACATGATCCCGCGCGCCACCTACTGCCAGCCGCAGATTGGTTCCTTCGGTTACTCCGAGGATCAGGCTCGCGACAAGGGCTACGAGGTCAAGGTGTCGAAGTTCCCGTTTGCGGCCAATGGCAAGGCCTGGGGTCTGGGGGATGGCACCGGTTTCGTCAAGGTTGTCGCCGATGCCCGCCACGGTGAACTTCTGGGGGCCTCCTTGGTTGGACCCGACGTCTCCGAGCTGTTGCCTGAGTTGACTCTGGCTCAGCTGTGGGACATCACCGCCGAGGAGATTGGACGCAATATCCACGCCCACCCGTCGCTGTCGGAGGCCCTCAAGGAGGCTTCTGAGGGCATTAACGGACCGATGATCAACTTCTGACGTTCTCAGGTACGGATCGAGGGGCCACGGTCATCCGCGGCCCCTCGATCTCTGGTGTCGGGTGTCAGTACGAGAGGTCCTCGTACTCCGGGTTGTCGATCTGGAGTTCGGAGTAACGAGTCTCGGGGGCCGAGACGTGATACGGGCGACCCGTGGCCTGCCAGGTGAGGTTCGGCGCACAGTGGACATTCTGGGCATCGGCATCGAGGATGATGAACCCCCAGGCCAGACGTCCTTCCTTGCCGGCGGGCAGGGAGTAGGGGCCGACGACCTGCTTGAGCGACCAGTGCACCTCGTTGACGTAGGTGAACCCGAAGGTTTGCGTCATGATCTTGGCCAGGTCACCCTGACCGGCGACCTTTGCGCTGACCTGGAGGGTCTGGGTGCGCGACTGTGTCACCTTCGTCGAGACGGGCACGGCATCGGCGGTGTCGTTCGCGACGCTGGAGACGTCGGTCTGCTTGAACCAGCGCTTTTTGGCGGTCAGGTAGGTGCCGTTCTCACCGGGGGTCGAGCACTCGGTTCCCGGCTCGTAGTCAAAGTTCCACCGTTGTGGCAGCTCGAACTGGGTCGGGTCAGTGGCGGAGGCCGATTCGGCTGCATGGGCGTCGGAGACGGCGAACGCGGCCACTGACAGGGCAACCGCCGCCGCGAGCGTGACCCCGCGACGCACCTGATATGTCAGGAATCCCATCGGCAATCAGGCCTCGAGGGAGAGGTCGTTGTCGCGGGTGCTGATCGCAATGTGACGCTCCTTCGGAAGAGTCGCGGTGAACTCACCACCGTTGGCCTTCCAGGTGTGATCCGAGCCGCAGATGGTGTGCTGGCCACGGAAGTCCGAGACGACCCATCCGGCACGCAGGACTGCGGTCTTGCCCGGAGCCAGGTTGTACGGGCCAACGGTGTCGCCAACCTGGTAGGACTGGGTGTCGGTGTAGCTCGTCGAGAAGGTGGCGTGGATGACGTCGAGGATCGGGAAGTCGACCCCGGCCGAGACGTTCCAGGTCTTCGTCTTGGTCTCGGTGATGGTCCGAGTGATGGGCAGCGGCTCGTCGTTGTAGTTCGAGATGGTCCACGTGCCGGCCGAGTCGTCGAAGTAGCTACGAGTCCGGGTGATGGTCTGGCCGGTCTCGCCGACGTTGGCGCAGGTGGCGCCGATCGTCGTGGGGTTGGCGGCCTGGACTGGGGTGGCAGCATGGGCCGGGACGACCGCGAAAGCGGCTGAGGCGGCGAGAGCTGCGGGAACGGCAAGCAGTCGGGTGATCATGAGTGTTCTCCTTTGTGGTCGGGTTGACGGTGGTCGTGGTGTCGAGAATGCCGAGGTCAGAAGTCTGACTGAGTCGGCAGGGGAAGCTGGCGGTACTCGTCGGGAGTGACGTCGATCTTGCGAACGCTGCCGTCCGGGGAGGTGACGGTGGCCTCGGCCCAGAAGCCGCTCGGCGCCGAAGCGGTGCCGTAGTTCGACACCAGGCTGTACGTCCTGTCCTTGCCGCAGTGGATCTCGCGATAGTTGACGCGGGTCATCGTCGTTCCATAGGTGACGCGCACGCGCTCACCGGGCTGCAGGTGCACCGCACCGAGGGCGGTTCCGACGGGCATGTAGGCACGATAGGTGGTGCCGACCGAGCCGAGCCATCCCGCCGGCGGGCGGCCGTAGCGACCCATCCAGTTGGTGGGCCCGTTGTACTGTGCGCCCACGACGAAGTCGGTCACCGGGTGGAAGTCGTAGGGGGCCTTCGACCAGTTGAGGAAGTCCGTCGAGTAGCCGGGCTTGCGGTAGGTGGGCTGGATCGAGGAGATGTCGTAGGGGTACCACGAGATGTCGCGGGCACGGCAGGCCTGGCCCTTCGTCGGCCAGGACGGATCCTTCTGTGGAGCGGTGGCGGGTTCGACGACGTGGTCGATCGGTGTGGCCACGGACTCCAGGCTGGGGCCCGAGATGGCGGTGTAGCCGTCTGATCCCATGGGCTTGCTGTTGGCACCCGCGTGGCGAGACGGGATCTGCATCGCCACGTCCGAGATGGAGCCGTCGGCGTGGATGAGGTAGACAAAGGCGTAGCGCTCAGCCGGACCGGTGCCGCGGATGACGTTGGCGTCGTTGGAGTTCTGCAGGACACCGTCCTGGCAGGTGACGAACATTGAGATGAAGTCCTTCTCAAGGACTCCGTATTCGACGCGAATCGACTCACCGGGCTTGAGCTTGACGGGACCGACGGTCTCACCCTCGACCCAGCCATTCGACAGCTTGAGGCCGATGTCAGACTTGGCGGTGGTGTCCCATCCGGAGGGGAGCTTCGCCGCCGAGGTCGCCGAGATGGCGTGGTTGGTCTCGGTTTCGATCGTGCCGGTGTATGGAACGACCTGATCGGTGCGATTGGTGAACTGGATCGTGCCGTCGCTAAGGTAGCGCCGTCCCGTCTCGCCGTAATGCCACTGGGGGTATCCCTGGGCGTGGGCGGAGGCATCCGTGCACGGCTCGTAGAGGTGCGCTACCGGATAGCCCTGCGGCCAGGGCGGAATGACGGCGTGTGCCGTCGGACTTGCATACATGGCAGACACCGCGAGGACTGCCGAGGCAGCCGCCGCGAGAACTCTGCGCCCTGGACGTCTCTTCAAAGGCATGGGTTTTCATACTCCTCACGGGTTCGTATCCATAGGAATTGGTGTGCTGGACAGAATCCCCACGGAAGTCGATGCACGCCCTGTCACGGAGATGGGCAACTGGCCCAGGAGAATCTGCAGCCCAATGCTAATGACGCGGAGGGTCAGTTCAGGATGTCTAGGTGTACTGACCGGAGAGGTTGATTGACCCGTACTTAGTCAGCGCGGAAGGTGCGCCGGTAGTTCGTGGGAGTCACGTCGATCTCTCGACGCAGGTGACGCCGTAGCGTGCTTGCTGTTCCCAAGCCGGTGCGCTGCGCAATGACGTCCATTGGCAGGCTGCTGTTTTCCAGTAGGCGTCGGGCAGAAAGAACCCGCTGGTGCAGGATCCATTGCAGAGGGGTCTGTCCCGTCTCAGCAACGAAGCGCCGCGCGAGCTGCCGTTCGGACAAGTGCGCATGGCGCGCCAGATCGGCGACGCTGAGCCTCTGCTCGAGGTGGTCCACGATCCAGTCGGTGAGCTCGGCGAAACCGTGTGTCGTGGGAGCTGCCGCTGGCTCGATGTATTGGGCCTGGCCGCCTGCTCGGTGGGGCGGTACCACCATGCGGCGGGCAATACGGGCGGCGACCCGCTCCCCAAGGTCCCTGCGCACCAGGTGCAGGCATAGGTCGATTCCGGCGGCCACGCCGGCACTAGTGGCGACCTGTCCGTGGTCCACGTAGAGCACATCGGGCTGCACCGTGATTTCGGGGTACAACCGCCGCAACTCCCCGGCGTCCTGCCAGTGCGTGGTGGCGGTCAGCCCGTCAAGGAGCCCGGTTGCAGCGAGGGCAAAGGCGCCAGTGCACACCGACGCGACTCTCGTGCCGCGCTCGTAAGCGTTGCGGAGCACCCTCAGCGTGTCGTCATGAGGACGGTGATGGGGCCGGTAGCCAGGGATGATGACCGTGCGGGCGTGGGCCAACGCATCCAGGTCATGGACGGCGCCGATGCTGAATCCGCTGGAGGTCATGACGTCATCACCGTCGAGCGCCGCCACCGCGAAGGTGTACTCCTCTTCGGCGGGATGCCCGAAGACCTGGGCAACCGTCGACAGGTCGAAGGCGACCACTCCGGGCAGGGCGAGGGCGACGACGTGGTGTGGCACGCACCGATTATGGCAGGAATTGCGCGCACTACGTCATTCCTGCCCCTCGCACTGGGCAAGGCGCCCCGACAGGATTGATGCCATGAGCAAGCGCATCGTGATCGACCTGTTCGACGGTACGGAGGAACTCGACGCCGTCGGCCCGTGGGAAGTGCTGTCGTACTGGACTCAGACGTATCCGGCCGATGGTTGGCGGGTGGACCTGGCCACGGATGACGGCCAGCCCCGCCGCTGCGCCAAGGGACTCCAGGTGGTTCCCACCGCAGCCAAGGCAGCGGTGCCGCGCCCGGACCTCATCGTGGAGCCGGGAGGACGCGGCACCAGGGCACGCCTTGCGGACACTGACCACCTGCGGTGGCTGTGCGACGCCGCCGAGAGCGGTGCCCTGGTGAGCAGTGTCTGCACCGGGGCCCTGATACTTGCCGCCGCAGGGCTCCTGCGCGCACGCCCGGCTACCACGTACCACGCAAGGTTCGACGAGCTACTCGCCCTCGACCCGACCATCACGCCATGCCCCGACCAGCGCTGGGTCGACGATGGGCAGATCGTCACCGCGGCCGGCGTCTCGGCGGGCATCGACATGGCCCTCCACCTCGTCGGTCGACTCGCCGGCCCCGGCCGCGCCCGACAGGTACAGGACGGCATCGAGTACCACCCGGCGCCGCCCACATGGTCA
The genomic region above belongs to Cutibacterium equinum and contains:
- a CDS encoding GlxA family transcriptional regulator; the encoded protein is MPHHVVALALPGVVAFDLSTVAQVFGHPAEEEYTFAVAALDGDDVMTSSGFSIGAVHDLDALAHARTVIIPGYRPHHRPHDDTLRVLRNAYERGTRVASVCTGAFALAATGLLDGLTATTHWQDAGELRRLYPEITVQPDVLYVDHGQVATSAGVAAGIDLCLHLVRRDLGERVAARIARRMVVPPHRAGGQAQYIEPAAAPTTHGFAELTDWIVDHLEQRLSVADLARHAHLSERQLARRFVAETGQTPLQWILHQRVLSARRLLENSSLPMDVIAQRTGLGTASTLRRHLRREIDVTPTNYRRTFRAD
- the lpdA gene encoding dihydrolipoyl dehydrogenase: MSSHFDVVVLGAGPGGYVAAIRAAQLGKKTAIIEKEYWGGVCLNVGCIPTKSLLRNAELAHIVTKEAKTFGIGGDITVDYGKAFSRSREVSARMVKGIHFLMKKNKVTEFNGWGEFTGPKAICVKDAEGNVTDEITFDNAIIAAGSVVKTLPGTQLSDRVVTYKEQILSEDVPGSIVIAGSGAIGTEFAYVLANYGCDVTIVEFLDRMVPNEDKEVSAELTKAYKKLGIKVLTSTKVDSIDDSGDKVKVTVSPSKGGDSKVIEADRVLQAVGFAPRVEGYGLEKTGVKLTERGAIEIDDFMRTNVDGIYAIGDCTAKLMLAHTAEAQGVVAAETIAGAETMPINYDMIPRATYCQPQIGSFGYSEDQARDKGYEVKVSKFPFAANGKAWGLGDGTGFVKVVADARHGELLGASLVGPDVSELLPELTLAQLWDITAEEIGRNIHAHPSLSEALKEASEGINGPMINF
- a CDS encoding DJ-1/PfpI family protein, encoding MSKRIVIDLFDGTEELDAVGPWEVLSYWTQTYPADGWRVDLATDDGQPRRCAKGLQVVPTAAKAAVPRPDLIVEPGGRGTRARLADTDHLRWLCDAAESGALVSSVCTGALILAAAGLLRARPATTYHARFDELLALDPTITPCPDQRWVDDGQIVTAAGVSAGIDMALHLVGRLAGPGRARQVQDGIEYHPAPPTWSTPTHH